The nucleotide sequence AGGTACCATACCCACTCTGGAAACAAGATGACATTCCTGAACCTgcctttgaagaattttttagcTCACTTCTAAAATTTCTTGCACTCTAATTTAAGTTCAATGAATCTATGTTCAGGTGGTGCCACTTTATGATTTTATGCAAGAACTGGTTCTCCAGAGTACTTCTATAAAGAGGGAATAATTGGCATTGCATCAAAGCCACTTATTGCTGTTTGTAAAAGATGTTTTAATGTTTTACTTTCATAATTTAGATGATAAAGAGATTGCGGTCTCACAAGTTAAGCAAACCCTAAATGTTCTTACATTATCATGTCTAGTATACATTAAAATCATTGGAGCAACATCTTACGGACGGTAAAGTGGTTTGACAAAGAAACCATGTTCTTGCAGCAAAAAGTCAAGCCTTTTTTTTACACATTCATGCAAAGAACCATCTATATATCTGAGTAGCAGATATCTTACCGACTCGATAGCATAGCAAGGGACCATTAGGATGACACCAATCAGAAACTTCTGCTCCTGAAAAGCCATAGGCAAAAGTAACCAGTGAGATCACCAAAAGCTTTTTTTCCAAGCACACCACGAAAGAACGTGTCCAAAAGCAAGGAGACAAGGTGGAACCTCAGGATTCTTATATGCTGAAAGGTGATTGAATAGGAGAAACATGGAGAGCGTCAGTGAGATGACTACAAAGAGACCAGCAATCAGTGTGGCCCACACGGGTGGCGAGTAAGATAAGAGACTCGAGGAGAATTGCTCTGTTATCTTCATCGGGTAAGCTGCCTCTCTTCTGCCCTAAACTCTCATAGCCTCCGAGTATAATCCAAATCTTGAATAAATCATTTGAACATTGCAACTCTCAACCAATGAAATTCGCAAAATCCAATAAAAGGAGCAGCTTTTTTTCCTATTTCCAATGTTTTTCACATGCAGCGATCAAAAAGACTGCTACTTCGTAAGAAGCCGACTTGACAATTCCGCAGGATGACCTAGAACACAAAGATAAAGCACTTGTCAACACGTAATCCTTCTTATAAATGATGGCAGCTagaattcaaaaagaaaaagaaaaaggtgcgaATGCCCACCAAGAATCTAACAATCCGTAGCCCAAAACAGTCGAGTTCCTATTCCCAGATGCCCAAAAAACCCAACAgaaaaagatttaaaaaataaagaaagcgaGACCTAGAATTTTAATGCCGCAGGCGCCCTAAAAGATCCCTAGAAACTAGACTTCCAAGACCCTTCCTCCCATCAAAACAAACCAATCAATCCGACGGACCGTCAGAGGGCAAGATTCGCTTCCGCTGGTCCGCTCCCACTCGATCCAAGAACCCTACGAACTCGAAAGAGGAATTCgaaaaaggaagaggagaagaaggagagagagattaTGAATCAAATCGAgaaagggagaggaggaggaggaggaggaggaagagaggattcGCGAAGGCGAGTCGGCTTCCTTCGGCCACTAGTCAGCGACGAGGGAGTCGAGAATCCTGAAGCCTGCGCTTATCGTGCAGGCGACGCGCGATGCACCGAGAAAGGGATGGTGCCACCGGTAGCGAAAGCTGCGGCTGAAGATGAGATGTGATGGGAAAACCACAATTGGTCAATATCATCCGTATGATTGAGTCTGGACGGATGATAGGGTTCGCAATCGCAATAAAAGGACGACAACACGAGATTATCGTGTGTTTATTATAAGCACGAGCTAGCCAGGGAGGTCAAACCAAAGACGGACAGTTGGGTGAGAccggctttttctttttttcaaaaaaaaaaaaagagaaacaaaagatCCCTACCCTCGTTGGCTTATAGAGTACTCCTCATTTCTGGTTTGAAAATTTCTTTGCAGCTTAAGATAAATCTTTATTCAGATACCTACCAAACATAATCCCACATTTATAATTGTCAATGTTATTTTTGGTTTTTGAAGAGTTttggaggaggaaaaaaaaaagagttttcttgtATGAATACccatctaaaaattaaaatttatgtgTATACACTCTTAAAATTTACATTTATTTCTGTACCATCAGAAAatattgattttgtataaatgcTCCTAATATAACAGTTCTTCTAATatcgttaataaaaaccatatttaatttaattaaaaaataaaattttaagattACTTTTTTGTCCTCCATCGATCGCCTTGTAAATATTTTTCACTTCtacccattaagaatattttagtcatgtgaatttgaaatcgttaatttttttaatggcGTTAGATGAtgtgggtatatatgcaaaaataaggataaaaaaaagtagaatagtaaaataagtgttttatgaGGTATACATGATATCAAATttgggagggtattcatgcaaaattcaatatttaaaagggtattcatgcaaaaaatctaagaaaaagaaagtcttaCATCAGAATGAAGCTCAAAAAACATTTTAGAGCCAAATGTCTAAAAAAACTAGATTCTGAAAATACTATTGCAAGCTATTTCAacaaaattgaagaaaaaaagcAACAAAAATAACAACACATTAATGCCAAGACCATTGATTtcacatttatataatattcaaTCACTAGGTTTCTCTAATCAAGGATTAGCATCATTTTTACATGTGTTTTTTATTCAAAGAACTAGGAGCTTTGCACCACCAAATAATAATACCAATGCTAACTTGAATTAATAATAGATGGTACAACTGAGTTCGCAATTAGCATGCAATATAGGCATAAGAACAGAAATTCAGATAACTTTTTACATAAATTACACCGCACGCTCATTCCTGCACTCGcacgaagaaataaaaaagaagacatCATAAAGAATTATCCGCTGCAAGCAAATAATCACATCTAACTTGTCTTGTTGGACATACTAGATACAGGACTCCAGATAGTGTGACTTAACACCAGGAAGATGTTCAATGATAAAGTAATCTTTTTTTCATGactcaaaatttttgaaattggaTAAAGAAATTGAAATTACCTTCAGATTAAACTTGAATACTAGAAActtaaaaattaaaactaaATACAAACTGAAATTAACTCGATTGTAGATTTGGATAGCATGTGCTGACACTACTCTCTCCATGAATCTCAGATTTTACCTAGAGAGCATTCACCAGAAAGATTGAAGCACAGGAATACTCAGATGTTTGATATTGCTAACTCTCCTATACATCCCATATTCTGATGATTGTCACCACTGAAAAATGAAAGACCGAGAATTTGCATGAAGAGTATAAAATTAGGATGACCATGGCTGATCATGGCAGCTTCAGTATGGAACCAATCAATCATCCATGTATGCGTGATTTCTCTTGGCAAATTGGCTCATGCACAACTCTTGCTGCTCGGCAAAGTCAGGGATCATACATAGCATTCCATTTCCAGTGCGCCGCTCCAGAGGATACATGGTTGCAACTTTTACACATTTATGATGATTAATGGTTTGCTTAATTTTGCAACAGTAGCAGTATGAGATGAGAACAAGAAATTCCTTGCACTTTTGATATTATAAAATGACAAAATATCAAGATTATAAGAGCAAAGTCAAGTAATACCGTGTGCAGATTCATGCATACACTTTTCCATGCTGATATTCTTTTCTGCATAGAAATTTTATACATATGACACAGGCTTGTTCATTATTGCTTCAGAACCTCCACCATATAATGCAAGTTGTGAACGGATCAAATTCATCTTTTAAAAAGGAGAGTACCATTTGTGCAATGAACCAAGTGAGAGCATAATCTTTTCTTGCCTTCGCAACAACCTTGGGGAGGCAACTACTTATGACTTCATTTTCACAAGGGAGGTAACCATCACAAATGTTCCAATCTCCCAACCAATCATCTGGCCGACGAGGCTGAGCTGTGACCTTGACTTTCTTATAGGATCTTGAGGTACTTCATGATGACCTTTACTGAGAAGATTTAAATTCAGTAACAACCACTATGTGGCATCCAAGTATTTCGCAGAATCTTATAGTCTGTTTCGATGGCTTTGGTTTATGCCTACATTTCAACCACATGCTTCATAATGTGTCTCTACCGAAGATTATTGGGTGATATCTTCGTCTAAAGTCTTTGGGCAATGATGAAAGATTTGAACAACGAGGGTAATTGTACGTGTTCATATCCAAGGACTACCACTTTGtgccattttttttattaaaaaaaaaaagccaaagaTACGTCAGTCAAAATGAATCAATGATAGGAATTACGTCAAAAGTAAATTTGACTTCACATTAATACATTCAACCAAATATGCACACCATTATTATGACTATAGCATCCTAACCAAATATGGGAGGTATCATGGGCCACTTAGGTTATTACCATTTATTTCTGCCCCCAAGCTGAATTAACCATTCAAAAAATCTTAAGTACAATGCGACAAGAATGGGACTATTTCATTGGTTGGTATAAGTACTAAGCCACATATTACTTGACTAAAAAACCTTTTGATAATGTAATTAGCATATTTATCCGCATAAATAGAGGGTGAGTCTTGGAGCAATGGGATGCTTACTTCATTATGACTTCGAGGTGATAAGTTTGGACTAGGAATATAGCTTCTTCGCATGCGAGAGAGTAAGCAACGAATATCTGACCTTCCCCAAACCCTATAATAATATGTTTATCTGTATAAATCTTTGATCAGAATATCTGATTTTGTAGTCACAGTAATCTAGCACAAAAATCTGAATATTGTAAATTATTAATCAATATTGTAATAGtattcatcaagttcaataaaCAACAAGCATTACCCGAATTTAATGTAAGATCTGCTCACTGtactaaaatatcaagcatatcTCAAAAGTCAGAAGAATTATCTAAGAGAAGATAGACAAACCCTTGAATGAAATTTTAGACACTGAACCAGAAAAGTAAGTTCTTTTATTTGCCACCTGGAAATGGTGAAATACACAACAAATTATATCTACATTAATTTTAACACTCGGATCTGATAGATTGAATCAGTGTCATGATAAAATATCATATGCAACATGCAGTCCAGCTATCGCAGCATCTGTTGCATAATTTAGCAACTTATGTTGCACACACTCAAGCAGTTGTCTGTTGCACATCACTTCACAAAGTTGGACTATACTGTTAAACATCATTAGCCTCCTCAATGATATCTGTTAAAAATCTGCATTGAGTTCTTAATCAGTATCTCTAGGGTCATGTATCCATCAGAAAAAAGGCTGGTTCAGATTTTGCTGCACACCCAAACTTAAACGTGCTATATTTCCGGTATACCGCAGTGAGCTTCCCATGTCCTGCCTTCTGATGGAATTCTACCATCATTCTGGAGCACTCTCTGCAATGGGAACCAAAGTATAGGAATATCAGTGTTGTAGCAGACTAACAGAAAATGTTGAAGTTTAGTACATTCGCAAGCaaacaaagaggaaaaaaagagcTCACAAAAGCTGGTCCTCTGAGTAATTTGTATGTAGCTCACTAGCTCTACTCCAGTGCTTGAACCCTTTAAGAGCAGACTGAGCAGTGTAGACAGCAGCAGCGGCTAACAATGAAGGGCAGAACTTCAGCATTTGATACTCGACAAGACAGAGCTCAACAATGTAAAAAGATAGAAGTTCTTGCTGTTTCAAGGCAAAAGGGATTATAAGTCAAAAACTATCACTGTATttagaaaaaattcttttctcATGCTGGTCATTTATATGAAAAGTATACCTTCTTGTCAGAATCAGCTGCTTTGAGGAACCTCCTCATGAAAACATAAGGGGTTGGCACAGACATGTTGAACCGCAACGTCTTGACTATCAACCTCTCCTGTTGTACAAGGCTAGAGAACAATTAGCAGTTGCAGTAAACAAGGTATGCCATACCGTGCCGAACTAGACGGTATGGGGGTGTGCTGACACTTGGTACGCCGAACTGCCCCCATATCAGACATACCAACATAATAACAGAATAGCACTGGTACGGGGCCTAGTACCGAGACGCATACCTCGGTagtaaatataattaataaacaaaaataataggTTAATCCTATAAACTGAGAAAAGCATGACCATCACTAATCAGACTCTTAGAATTTTAATCTAGAATTAGACTGTTGGTATCTAGAGTCATTTCAGAATGGACGTGGGACATAGGATATATATTTTATCTAGCCAATGGACATACATACTTAATAGTTCAATTTGAAGTCGTTACCATTTCAAGAACTTCTTCCCTTGTGTAAGCACGGTCTGATATTAGGATTAGGTCCTCCACAACAGGAACAGAAACTTCCTCATATTTGCATGCAAGGAGCATGGCTGTCACTCCTACCAACTGGAGCTTCTTCCTCACAACTGTTTGACGTGCTAAAAATCTGTCGATGATGTTCACAGTTAGAAATAAAGTCTCGTCCATAAGTTCAAATTTGTAGTGCACCTGTGTGAGAGAGAAATTATAGCAAGTTAGAAATTTCAAAAGCTAGAGAATGGAACTAAACTCATAATTCGGTGATAAGTTTTTAACCTCTATTAGCCAGTCAATCAGAATAGCACGCATCTTCTCATTAATGTCAAACTGGTTTGCAATGTAGTTAGGGCAGGCACGGCCTAAGTCCTGCACAGCACACGAGCAAACATTTGTGTTATTTCATATGCGATGCTTTCAGAAAGTTCAAAAGTTGGTCTAACAAAATCTACGCTGGCCTTCTTTGTTGAACTAGGTGATCGGCTTAAGTCAAGAATCGCTTTAGCCACAATTTCATAAGTTTTAAATTTAACATAGCTTTGCAAACTTAGCATTCTATCAAACAATAGACTGGGGTTACATCCAAGACAATGCCTTGTCTTATGAAGAAAAATATCATTTCAACTTGGTTGTACCGATGTAAGGCGGCTTAACCTGTTTGGATTTAATCAAATCAACCTTTGTTCCAAAACATGTGTTAAACAAACATGAAATAGACAATGTTGAAATCCTCGTACAAGAAggaaggagggggaggggggggggtgtgggGGGGTGTCAAAGTTCACCTCAGTCTGCCTAAAGAAGCTGTAGATGTCCTCCACATACTCGACAACTGCCAATGGATTTTTCGAATCACAGCTGTCGATGTCTGGAATAGGCTCCTCCTGTAGATCCTCCATTTCAACCTCCTTGAGCTCACAGTTATCCTGGAAATAGCTTCTTTCCACAATCAGAATCATCTaatacccggaaaatatgataTTTCAGAAAACTAAGAAGATTTATCTCAAGACATGGCAGGCGAGAACAAACCAATTCTTCCATCTCCTCCACCATAGGTAAAGGCAAGTCATTAGCTGATTTGAAATCATCAACATCTATGGCAGTGGAAGCATCCAAGGCCCTAGAACTTAGAGCAGACGGCAAGGGTTTCTTCTGTCTCTCACTCCCAATTGGCTGAAGTCTTCTTGCACTAGAAATCTATACTAATATAAACCATCCGACTAAGGTATCAGTCATCCATGGAGTAACAAAGTAAGCCGCTATGTTCTCATTTTATCAATTGAGAGTACCTGGTGACAAGGTTGTGATTGGTTGGTTAAGGAAGCTGCGAATCTCCTGTATGGCAATCCATCAAATATTATTTCAAAAAGAtagaaaccaaaaaaataaattgacaCTAAAGAACGTATGAGGGTTCTTTAGTTCAACCTTGTCATTGGTCGCCGGCCAACAAAACTTGGGGGGTTCTTATCATTCCCGGCACTCTTACTAGGAACAAGAAAACAAAACTTAGAGATTGAACTTAGATGCATTCAAAAAGATCAGACAATTAAAGATTAGAGTTCAGCGAATTactcctgcaatcccttcttgATCACTGCACACGGATAGGGAGGAACGCCCACAATGTTTCTGATGTCTTTCAGTGCTCTTCTATTGTTATTCCCCATGTCTGCGCCAAATTTCACGCCCTCCATTGGAACACCTTTACAATCTTTATTCCAAATT is from Phoenix dactylifera cultivar Barhee BC4 chromosome 18, palm_55x_up_171113_PBpolish2nd_filt_p, whole genome shotgun sequence and encodes:
- the LOC103723135 gene encoding cyclin-B2-2-like isoform X1; the encoded protein is MDRVGGNHRGMVESTSARDCKGVPMEGVKFGADMGNNNRRALKDIRNIVGVPPYPCAVIKKGLQDKSAGNDKNPPSFVGRRPMTRRFAASLTNQSQPCHQISSARRLQPIGSERQKKPLPSALSSRALDASTAIDVDDFKSANDLPLPMVEEMEELDNCELKEVEMEDLQEEPIPDIDSCDSKNPLAVVEYVEDIYSFFRQTEDLGRACPNYIANQFDINEKMRAILIDWLIEVHYKFELMDETLFLTVNIIDRFLARQTVVRKKLQLVGVTAMLLACKYEEVSVPVVEDLILISDRAYTREEVLEMERLIVKTLRFNMSVPTPYVFMRRFLKAADSDKKQELLSFYIVELCLVEYQMLKFCPSLLAAAAVYTAQSALKGFKHWSRASELHTNYSEDQLLECSRMMVEFHQKAGHGKLTAVYRKYSTFKFGCAAKSEPAFFLMDT
- the LOC103723135 gene encoding cyclin-B2-2-like isoform X2; translated protein: MDRVGGNHRGMVESTSARGVPMEGVKFGADMGNNNRRALKDIRNIVGVPPYPCAVIKKGLQDKSAGNDKNPPSFVGRRPMTRRFAASLTNQSQPCHQISSARRLQPIGSERQKKPLPSALSSRALDASTAIDVDDFKSANDLPLPMVEEMEELDNCELKEVEMEDLQEEPIPDIDSCDSKNPLAVVEYVEDIYSFFRQTEDLGRACPNYIANQFDINEKMRAILIDWLIEVHYKFELMDETLFLTVNIIDRFLARQTVVRKKLQLVGVTAMLLACKYEEVSVPVVEDLILISDRAYTREEVLEMERLIVKTLRFNMSVPTPYVFMRRFLKAADSDKKQELLSFYIVELCLVEYQMLKFCPSLLAAAAVYTAQSALKGFKHWSRASELHTNYSEDQLLECSRMMVEFHQKAGHGKLTAVYRKYSTFKFGCAAKSEPAFFLMDT